A region from the Mucilaginibacter sp. CSA2-8R genome encodes:
- a CDS encoding TolC family protein — protein MSFKQLWLAAFIVLLAAFFKPASAQTSFQADTLKLTLPQAEQQFVAGNLQVLAQRYNIDIAQAQVITARLFNNPNFQFSNGLYATGVNNAVSEQAVGVSQLITTAGKRNKNIQLAKLSVQQSQYQFFDLLRTLRYSLRSDFFDIYYQQQSSKVYTQAIQSLNSTLGAFRQQYAKGNIAEKELLRIQSELYSLQNEYNNLQTGIDTLQREFKLLVRVPAAAYVLPQYTGQPINTPAPTNIPYQLLLDSALVNRYDLKAARNQVNYQTTNLSLQRANAVPDVSLNVNYDRLGAYGNNFLGAGFSMDLPFFNRNQGNIKAARLSIEQSKLQLQSVEAVVENDVITNYKIALRQQQLRSNIDPAFRQNFTHLIGEVFKNYQLRNISLLEFLDFYESYKDNIVQSNTLEYNYLNSLEQINFVTGTHFFNQ, from the coding sequence ATGAGCTTTAAACAACTCTGGCTGGCAGCATTTATCGTATTGCTGGCAGCATTTTTTAAACCGGCCAGTGCGCAAACCAGCTTCCAGGCCGACACTCTAAAGCTAACCTTGCCACAGGCCGAACAACAATTTGTTGCAGGCAACTTGCAGGTACTTGCCCAGCGGTACAATATTGACATTGCCCAGGCCCAGGTAATAACGGCACGGCTGTTCAATAATCCTAATTTTCAATTTTCTAATGGTTTGTATGCAACCGGCGTAAACAATGCTGTAAGTGAGCAAGCCGTGGGCGTTAGCCAGTTAATAACAACAGCTGGTAAAAGAAACAAAAATATACAACTCGCAAAATTAAGCGTACAGCAAAGCCAGTATCAGTTTTTTGATCTTTTACGCACTTTGCGCTACAGCTTGCGCAGCGACTTTTTTGACATCTATTATCAGCAGCAGTCTTCTAAAGTATATACCCAGGCTATTCAATCGCTTAATAGCACCTTAGGCGCTTTCCGCCAGCAATATGCCAAAGGCAACATTGCCGAAAAAGAACTACTGCGTATACAAAGCGAATTGTACAGTTTGCAAAACGAATATAACAACCTGCAAACCGGTATCGACACCCTGCAGCGCGAGTTTAAGCTTTTAGTGCGCGTGCCCGCTGCCGCCTATGTGTTACCTCAATACACCGGGCAGCCCATTAACACCCCTGCCCCTACCAACATACCTTACCAGCTGTTGCTGGATTCGGCTTTAGTAAACCGTTACGACTTAAAAGCTGCACGTAACCAGGTCAATTATCAAACTACCAATTTGTCGTTGCAGCGTGCCAATGCGGTGCCCGATGTGAGCTTAAATGTAAACTACGACCGCCTGGGTGCTTATGGTAACAACTTTTTAGGCGCAGGCTTTAGCATGGATCTGCCTTTTTTTAATCGTAACCAGGGTAACATCAAAGCCGCACGACTGAGCATTGAACAAAGCAAGCTGCAACTGCAATCGGTAGAAGCTGTGGTTGAAAACGACGTGATTACCAATTACAAAATAGCCCTGCGCCAGCAACAACTTAGAAGCAACATTGACCCGGCGTTCAGGCAAAACTTCACTCACCTTATTGGCGAGGTCTTTAAAAATTATCAGCTCCGCAACATCAGCCTGCTGGAGTTCCTTGACTTCTATGAGTCGTACAAAGACAATATAGTTCAAAGTAACACTTTGGAATACAATTATCTGAACTCGCTTGAGCAGATTAACTTTGTAACCGGCACCCACTTCTTTAACCAGTAA